One Lactobacillus crispatus DNA segment encodes these proteins:
- the thiD gene encoding bifunctional hydroxymethylpyrimidine kinase/phosphomethylpyrimidine kinase, giving the protein MEKNQKIAVTIAGNDSDGSAGMPADLHSFYARGVYGMGLMTAAVAGNTKGIFAQQIMPLDFIQKQFDVLNDDFKINATKTGMLANKEIIDCVADNLEKYDMGKIVLDPVIITKHGATLLDDDAYQTFLDRLLPLADVITPNFYEQQKLTGLKLNNKKEIHAGAKKLQEMGAKNVLMKGRHDSDNQTEVTDILLTEDGAFHEFTKPFFKTDRVNGTGDTLSAVIAAELAKGKSVIDAIKIGKDFTYAAISHPIDVGSKWGPINHLAAQEENR; this is encoded by the coding sequence ATGGAAAAAAATCAAAAAATTGCGGTAACAATTGCGGGTAACGATAGTGATGGTAGTGCAGGAATGCCAGCAGATTTGCATTCATTCTATGCACGGGGCGTTTATGGCATGGGGCTGATGACCGCGGCTGTAGCTGGTAATACAAAAGGAATTTTTGCCCAACAAATTATGCCGCTTGATTTTATCCAAAAGCAATTCGATGTGTTAAACGACGACTTCAAGATTAATGCGACTAAGACAGGGATGCTGGCTAACAAGGAAATTATCGATTGCGTTGCCGATAATCTTGAAAAATACGACATGGGTAAAATCGTGCTTGATCCCGTCATCATCACTAAGCACGGTGCCACCCTACTTGACGATGATGCCTACCAGACCTTCTTAGACAGATTATTGCCGCTAGCCGATGTAATTACGCCTAACTTTTATGAACAACAAAAGCTAACTGGCTTGAAGCTAAATAATAAGAAAGAAATTCACGCAGGCGCTAAAAAACTACAAGAAATGGGTGCTAAAAATGTCTTGATGAAGGGACGTCATGACTCAGATAATCAGACTGAAGTAACTGATATTTTGTTGACTGAAGATGGCGCATTTCACGAATTTACCAAGCCTTTCTTTAAGACTGATCGCGTGAATGGCACAGGTGATACTCTCTCCGCAGTTATTGCGGCAGAATTAGCTAAGGGAAAGTCTGTAATTGATGCTATAAAAATTGGTAAGGACTTTACTTACGCTGCAATTTCTCACCCAATTGATGTTGGTTCAAAATGGGGTCCGATCAATCACTTGGCTGCACAGGAAGAAAATAGATAG
- a CDS encoding LacI family DNA-binding transcriptional regulator has protein sequence MTTLSDVAKEANVSKMTVSRVINHPEQVTPELRAMVEKAMEKLNYHPNSIAQALVNNRTNVVKFVTLEDIDTTEPYYMNLLFGFARGLNTKQYAMQLVTDPNQIEKEHADGYLITGARNKDYELFDKLDKPFVLFGENHRGYDFVDSDNQLAEKMATQYALDRLYKHIIFIGIDLKEPFEYSREAGYINTLQQHQLIPQIFRVSNHSHAAQDVIHEHFKEFKKDTCFVCASDRIAVGVVRQLQDEGARIPEDFGVIGFDGVFLDQVSNPKLTTIKQPIFEMGEMLAKMLLQKIAQSGSPQGEVMLKPKLIRRQSTR, from the coding sequence ATGACTACTTTATCAGATGTTGCTAAAGAAGCAAATGTATCAAAAATGACGGTATCACGAGTGATTAATCATCCTGAGCAAGTAACGCCAGAATTAAGAGCAATGGTAGAAAAAGCAATGGAGAAACTAAACTACCATCCCAATTCAATTGCACAGGCTTTAGTTAATAATCGGACTAACGTGGTAAAATTCGTCACTTTAGAAGATATTGATACCACTGAGCCATACTATATGAACTTGCTTTTTGGTTTTGCTCGTGGTTTAAATACTAAGCAGTATGCGATGCAATTAGTTACGGATCCTAATCAAATTGAAAAGGAACATGCAGATGGCTATTTAATTACCGGGGCGCGAAACAAAGATTATGAATTATTTGATAAACTCGATAAGCCTTTTGTTTTATTTGGTGAAAATCACCGCGGCTATGACTTTGTTGATTCTGATAATCAGTTAGCAGAGAAGATGGCTACTCAATATGCTTTAGACCGGTTATATAAGCACATTATCTTTATTGGAATTGATTTAAAAGAGCCATTTGAATATTCACGTGAAGCTGGTTATATCAACACTTTGCAACAACACCAGTTGATACCACAAATTTTTCGGGTTTCTAATCATAGTCATGCTGCGCAAGATGTTATTCATGAACATTTTAAGGAATTTAAAAAAGATACTTGTTTCGTCTGTGCCAGTGATCGAATTGCAGTGGGTGTTGTACGGCAATTGCAAGATGAAGGCGCTCGAATTCCGGAAGACTTTGGAGTTATTGGTTTTGATGGTGTCTTTTTAGATCAAGTTTCTAATCCAAAGCTAACGACAATTAAACAACCAATTTTTGAAATGGGTGAAATGTTAGCTAAAATGCTACTGCAAAAGATTGCCCAATCAGGTTCACCTCAAGGTGAAGTAATGCTTAAACCGAAGCTGATTCGGCGCCAATCAACTAGATAA
- a CDS encoding PAS domain-containing protein, whose protein sequence is MTDNIKLVGGSLSVEQLNAIFETIPQEMDVLDENDVVVWSSMNKHRLFKRTEKDIGKTVFEVHPGHSQGHVKAVLKQMHEGKRGKLSIMIHKDGIPVNIAFYSLHNDQGKYLGCIEVTQPVADLQEKGSKWRNVWNMIFKKK, encoded by the coding sequence ATGACAGATAATATTAAATTAGTAGGTGGCAGTTTAAGCGTTGAGCAGTTAAATGCTATTTTTGAGACTATTCCCCAAGAAATGGATGTCTTAGATGAAAATGACGTGGTTGTTTGGTCATCGATGAATAAACATCGCTTATTTAAGCGAACTGAAAAAGATATCGGCAAAACTGTCTTTGAAGTTCATCCCGGTCACAGTCAAGGTCATGTTAAGGCAGTTTTAAAGCAGATGCACGAAGGCAAACGTGGTAAATTGTCGATTATGATTCATAAAGATGGGATTCCGGTGAACATTGCCTTTTATAGTTTGCATAATGATCAAGGAAAATATCTTGGCTGTATTGAGGTAACGCAGCCAGTGGCTGATTTGCAGGAGAAAGGCAGCAAGTGGCGGAAT
- a CDS encoding acetate/propionate family kinase, with amino-acid sequence MKKVLAINSGSSSFKYKLFSFPDEKVIASGMADRVGMDNAVFKIKLNDDKEYIKNTSIPDQEAAVSLLIENLKKFHVLKNLDELFGVGHRVVNGGEVFKDSVLIDKQKLQQIFDLGELAPLHNVPEAMGIKAFMKIVPDVPQVAVFDTSYHTSLDQVNYLYPIPYKYYEKYGIRKYGAHGISVSYVAPRAARMMGKNPYTVKLIVCHLGSGSSVTAVKNGKSLDTSMGFSPVTGVAMGTRSGDFDPSALEYIMQKTGMTIEKAVDMLNHKSGMLGVSGVSSDMRDLLASKNKHAWLARKIFVNRVVRYVGAYAAELDGIDGIVFTAGIGEHDPGVRAGVMSSLRYLGLEPDYKANDTDGEKFISKPDSKVKAMIVPTNEELMIAREVVRLAK; translated from the coding sequence ATGAAAAAAGTTTTGGCAATAAATTCTGGTAGTTCATCATTTAAATATAAGCTTTTTTCATTTCCAGACGAAAAAGTTATTGCTTCAGGGATGGCTGATCGTGTAGGAATGGACAATGCTGTTTTTAAAATAAAGTTGAACGACGACAAAGAATATATTAAAAATACTTCAATTCCAGACCAAGAAGCAGCTGTAAGCTTGTTAATTGAAAATTTAAAGAAGTTTCATGTTTTAAAGAACTTAGACGAATTATTTGGAGTTGGACACCGAGTGGTTAACGGGGGCGAAGTCTTTAAAGATTCCGTCTTAATTGATAAGCAAAAGCTGCAACAAATTTTTGATTTAGGTGAATTAGCCCCTTTGCATAATGTGCCAGAAGCAATGGGGATTAAGGCTTTTATGAAGATTGTTCCAGATGTGCCACAAGTGGCAGTATTTGATACGTCATATCATACTAGTCTTGATCAAGTTAATTATCTTTATCCAATTCCATATAAGTATTATGAAAAATATGGTATTCGTAAGTATGGTGCTCACGGCATTTCTGTTAGCTATGTTGCTCCAAGAGCAGCGCGCATGATGGGCAAGAACCCATATACAGTAAAATTGATTGTTTGTCACTTAGGTTCTGGTTCTTCAGTTACTGCGGTTAAAAATGGCAAGTCACTTGATACTTCAATGGGCTTTAGTCCTGTGACTGGGGTAGCAATGGGAACACGTAGCGGCGACTTTGATCCATCAGCCCTTGAATATATTATGCAAAAGACCGGCATGACGATTGAAAAAGCCGTTGATATGTTAAACCATAAGTCGGGGATGCTCGGTGTATCAGGCGTTTCCTCTGATATGCGGGATCTGTTAGCAAGTAAAAATAAGCATGCATGGCTGGCAAGAAAGATTTTTGTTAACCGCGTTGTCCGTTATGTTGGTGCATATGCGGCAGAACTTGACGGTATCGATGGTATTGTCTTTACTGCTGGGATTGGTGAACATGATCCCGGCGTTCGGGCCGGCGTAATGTCATCATTGCGTTACTTAGGCTTGGAGCCTGATTATAAGGCAAATGATACTGATGGTGAAAAGTTTATTTCTAAGCCAGATTCTAAGGTAAAGGCCATGATTGTGCCAACCAACGAAGAATTGATGATTGCCCGTGAGGTTGTAAGGTTGGCAAAGTAG
- a CDS encoding tyrosine-protein phosphatase — MKHDRILALDGPLNFRDIGGYQNDKGQHVKWNKIYRSDSLSSLSKEDQEKLVERRITVDVDLRSKYEQNSAPDKLWSNVRFVDAHIYSENRKQNKGDNKLYRFVHHIPDMGDNWLGQIYQQVLLNSHSQHEFAKIFAELIELPEEDALVYHCSAGKDRTGMTSALILTALGVDDDTISRDYLLTNELYDFALAKQFPDDNEIASLVSKMNITKGEGPAIRGITETIRQGWGSFDGFFKKELGFSQKDLNRFRKMYLE, encoded by the coding sequence ATGAAGCATGATCGAATATTAGCTTTGGATGGACCGCTGAATTTCAGAGACATCGGCGGCTACCAAAATGACAAGGGTCAACATGTAAAGTGGAACAAAATATATCGTTCTGATTCACTTAGCTCCTTGTCGAAGGAAGATCAAGAAAAGTTAGTTGAACGCCGAATTACCGTAGATGTTGATTTACGCTCTAAGTATGAACAAAATTCAGCGCCTGACAAGCTTTGGTCAAATGTCCGTTTTGTTGATGCACATATTTATTCTGAAAACCGCAAGCAAAATAAAGGCGATAACAAGTTATATCGCTTTGTCCATCATATTCCTGATATGGGTGACAATTGGCTTGGTCAAATTTACCAACAGGTTTTGCTTAATTCACATAGCCAACATGAATTTGCTAAAATTTTTGCGGAATTGATTGAATTACCTGAAGAAGATGCGCTAGTTTATCATTGTAGTGCAGGCAAAGATAGAACTGGAATGACTTCAGCACTGATCTTAACTGCATTAGGTGTTGATGATGACACCATTTCGCGTGATTATTTATTGACCAATGAATTGTATGACTTTGCTTTGGCTAAACAGTTCCCCGATGATAATGAAATTGCTAGCCTAGTTTCTAAAATGAATATTACCAAGGGAGAGGGACCGGCTATTCGTGGAATTACGGAAACTATTCGCCAAGGCTGGGGCAGTTTTGATGGATTTTTCAAAAAAGAGCTTGGCTTTAGCCAAAAAGATTTAAACCGATTCAGAAAGATGTACTTAGAATAG
- the glpK gene encoding glycerol kinase GlpK — MTEKYILAIDEGTTSTRAIIFDHDGREVASAQKEFHQYFPEPGWVEHDANKIWMAVQTTIANAFINSGIWPNQIAAIGITNQRETTVVWDKDTGEPIYHAIVWQSRQTTELAEKLKKEGYSDEIRQKTGLIIDPYFSATKIRWILDHVPGAQEKAEQGKLLFGTIDSWLVWKLTDGAKHVTDYTNASRTMLFNIHTLKWDDDILHLLNIPKQMLPEVRSNSEIYGETASYMFFGGQVPIAGMAGDQQAALFGQLALKPGMVKNTYGTGAFIVMNTGDKPTDSNNNLLTTIGYSINGKITYALEGSIFVAGSAIQWLRDSMKLIKHAPDSEQAALESTSENEVYVVPAFTGLGAPYWDAETRGSIFGVTRGTTDKDIIKATLQSLAYQTRDVVDTMQQDSGIEIPALRVDGGASNNNYLMQFQADILGIEIERAKTLETTSMGAAFLAGLAVGYWKNIDELKHTFTIGQAFEPKMSAVEREKLYSGWQRAIRAARLFAHD, encoded by the coding sequence ATGACAGAAAAATATATTTTAGCAATCGATGAAGGAACCACCTCTACTAGAGCAATTATTTTTGACCATGATGGACGTGAAGTTGCTTCTGCCCAAAAAGAATTTCACCAATATTTTCCAGAGCCTGGCTGGGTTGAACATGACGCTAATAAAATCTGGATGGCGGTCCAAACAACAATTGCCAATGCTTTTATTAATTCGGGCATTTGGCCTAATCAAATTGCCGCAATTGGCATTACCAACCAACGTGAAACGACCGTTGTTTGGGACAAGGATACAGGTGAGCCAATTTATCATGCAATCGTTTGGCAGTCACGGCAGACAACAGAATTAGCTGAAAAATTAAAAAAAGAAGGCTATAGTGATGAAATTCGTCAAAAAACAGGCTTAATTATTGACCCATACTTCAGTGCAACTAAGATTCGCTGGATTCTTGATCATGTACCTGGCGCGCAAGAAAAAGCTGAACAGGGAAAGTTGCTTTTTGGCACGATTGATAGTTGGCTAGTTTGGAAGTTAACTGATGGTGCTAAACACGTGACTGATTACACTAATGCTTCACGGACCATGCTGTTTAATATTCACACGCTCAAGTGGGATGACGATATTTTGCATTTGCTCAATATTCCTAAGCAAATGTTGCCTGAGGTGCGCTCGAATTCAGAGATTTATGGTGAAACAGCGTCATATATGTTCTTTGGTGGACAAGTGCCAATTGCTGGGATGGCCGGTGACCAACAGGCAGCCTTATTTGGTCAACTAGCTTTGAAACCAGGAATGGTGAAAAACACATATGGCACCGGTGCCTTTATTGTGATGAACACAGGGGACAAGCCAACAGACTCTAACAATAATCTGTTAACGACCATTGGTTATAGCATTAATGGTAAGATTACTTATGCTTTAGAAGGATCAATCTTTGTGGCTGGTAGTGCAATTCAATGGCTACGCGATTCGATGAAGTTGATTAAGCATGCGCCAGACTCTGAACAAGCAGCGCTTGAGTCGACATCAGAGAACGAGGTTTACGTTGTCCCTGCCTTCACTGGGTTAGGCGCACCATATTGGGATGCGGAGACTCGTGGCTCAATCTTCGGTGTTACACGTGGAACTACTGACAAGGATATAATTAAAGCAACTTTGCAGTCATTAGCTTATCAAACCCGTGACGTTGTTGATACGATGCAACAAGATTCAGGCATTGAAATTCCTGCTTTACGTGTTGATGGCGGTGCTAGCAACAACAATTACCTGATGCAGTTTCAGGCTGACATTTTAGGGATTGAAATTGAACGCGCTAAAACGCTGGAAACAACCAGCATGGGTGCAGCCTTTTTAGCTGGCCTTGCCGTTGGCTATTGGAAAAATATTGACGAGTTAAAGCATACCTTTACGATTGGACAGGCCTTTGAGCCGAAAATGAGTGCAGTTGAACGTGAAAAACTTTATTCAGGTTGGCAACGTGCAATTCGTGCTGCTCGGTTATTTGCACATGACTGA